In Sus scrofa isolate TJ Tabasco breed Duroc chromosome 12, Sscrofa11.1, whole genome shotgun sequence, the DNA window CGGGATGTGTCCCCTCTCTCATCAAGACGCCAGTTtcccaacctaaatgtccatcgacagaggagtggatccagaagaggtggtacatatacacaagggaatatgactcagccattaaaaagaacgagataccggcattttttgcaacatggatggacctagaaactatcatgctaagtgaagtcagccagacaatgagacgccagcatccaatgctttcactgacatgtggaatctgaaaaaaggacagactgaactttgcagaacagatgccagctcacagtcattgaaaaacttatggtctccggaggagacagtttggggggtggggggatgtgcctgggctgtgggatgggaatcctgtgaaatcagattgttatgatcattatacaactacagatgtgatcaattcatttgagtactaaaaaaaaaaaaaaaaaaaaaaaaaaaaaaaaggcgccaGTTTCCATGGGGTCCCTACTCCTCGCAACCGGCCTCCTTTTTCCCCAGAGGGCCCCGTTTCCCAGCAGGGTCCCCTCACAGGTTCTGCGTGGACGTGTCTTGGGGCCACTGCTCACCCCAGTGTTTGCGCTTTGCGGGGGAGGGTGGGCAGTGGGCGTCGCCGCGGAGCCTCCTCGTCTGAGCCGATCCCCCTCGCGTGAGCTGGCGCGCACGCGTGCACACTCGTGTACAAGAGCGTGTCTCTCAGGGCAGCGTTTTCGGGTGCCTCTTTCCTCCTCAACTGCAAACATGGTGCATATGTGAGAAAAGACACCGCCGTTCTTTCGACAATAAATTAGAAATAGGAACAAGCCCGGAAAACGaaaggcgggggcggggccgacACCAGCCCCGCGAGCTTAGACTCCGCCCACCGGACCCTCGGGAGCTCAGCGCGGTGGGGCCGGGCGACTCAGCTCCGGGGGACCTACACCCCGCGTCCCCGGGCTGGGCCTCGCGGCTCCCTAGCAAACACTGCCCGGCAGCCTGACCTAGATTAAAAACCACTAAAATAAAGCATCTCTGGGTTTCAGGGATGCACAGAGGCGCAAAACAGTGCCTCCGAAAGCAAAGGAGTGGTgccagggggtgggtgggtgcaggggaggggaggtcagCCGCGGCCGGCATGGGCGGTGGGCTCCCAGGCGCTGGGTCGTGGGCAGATGAGCGGATGAACTGGACCGGTGGTGAGAATCACAGTGACGCCGCTCTGGGCTGTGGGCGCCGGCCGATTAAATGGGCGTCCACGCAGATGGAAAGCTGGCACCCAGCGCAGAGCAGTTGCCACTGGTGGACAGAGTTCAGGACACACCACCAAGCCCTGGCTTCTCTTCCCGTTTGCCCTGGCTTCTCGTCCATGGTCAGCACTGGAGGCCAGCGAAGGGCAGGGCTGCGATGTTACGGGCCCATCACACCCTGTGAGCAGCCCCCCAGGACCCCAGGAGCCCCTGTGTGTTAGGGGAGAAGAAGGCCCCTTCCGCCATGGGcctggccatctgtctgtctgctcCCCCAGTCTGTCCCCCAGGAGGACAAGCCCGCTCGGGCCACCCCTGGGCCAGTGGGCACACCTGTGACAAGGTCCCCCGTGCCCCCAGGAGAGTGGTGGTCAGCCCAGAGCCTCCGCAGGCCCGGCCCTGCAGGAGGAGGACAGGAGAGTGCTGGGCAGTTTGCATCGTATGTTCCTGAAACTCCCCCTGGCTCAAATGAGATGTTTCTTTCAAAGCTGGACACAGCCATTCTCCTTCCAGGGCGCAGTGGGCCTCCCTGTGCTGCCGCTCCGAGGCCCCCAGACCAGCGGGGTTGTGCACCCGCCCCACTCCCACCAAGAACCCCTCGTGCCCCCATACACTGGCCCACTGGCCGGACATGCAGGCctcaggcccccagccccacaggAGCCCcagggggaggcaggtgggggcaAGACCACTGGTGGTCGCTCAGCTAGAGGCAGGAGCCcagttgggggtggggcggggaggatcacagcccccctgccccccccaccccagtccgaGCTTCCGCACTTGCAGCACTGGGGAAAGGGTTGTGCTGCCGCCAGCTTGTCCCCCAGTCATTCTCCTTGCTCAGCCCAGAGCCCCACGGGTCAGGACGGGGCCTGATCGCCAATGGCCCGAATCTCTCAGAGGCCTTTAGGTTCCCGTCTGGCTTTGCTCCTGGCCCTTCTGCCCAGTTCCCccaaaactgggggaaaaaatcagaagCAGTTGCATTCAAAACCGAACGATCCCAGCCctgacatcctggaaaaggcgAAACTATGGCCTTCGTCAAAAGATCAGAGGTTGCCAGGAGTCGGGTTGGGGGCGCACAGAGGGCTTAGGGCAGTGAGACGGCTCTGCGTGGTGCCTAAGGATGGATGCGTCCCACCTCTGCCCAAGCCCACTGGGTGTCCCGCACCGGGGGGGCCCTGCCGGACCGTGGGGCTGCGGCCAGTGTGGCTGAACAGGCTCATCAGCTGTGTCGAAGGGCCCGCGGGTTCGCGGTGCCTGTCCTGCGGGGGCGCAGAGCCTCCGCACTTCCTGCCCTGTCTTCCTGTCGGCCTGCAACtgctcaaaaacaaaacagtctaTCGTCACtactgtcattctttttctcaaagggTCAGTCGTTTAATTGAATCAGTGAAGCTCATCTTTCGCTTTTAGTGGGAGCTGAAGATGGGAGCTTATTTCAGAGGAAGTGAAAGTCCCGTTTTCCAGATAACTCACGAGCTCCACGGGGGACTTTCTGTCGCTGAGAGCAAGTCCCCACGTGCCCAGCCGGGCGTGCGGGagcgggagggggctgggggccgagGCCAGTCGCCTCCAGCTGTAACCCTGTGGGACACACAGCCCAGCCGTTTtgcacattttatataaaatggagGAGGATGCCTGTGGCGTGAGCGGGGGCATCTCCCGGGCCTCGCTTCCTGTGTCCTCTGTCTGCCAGTGTCCCCTGGCCACATGATGAAGTCCAGAGAAGGGTCGGGACACAGTGgcccaggaggagctggggagcTTCTGCGGGAGCTTCTGCAGCAGCCCAGGGCACCCGTGACCCCTGGGCCTTCCCTCCTCCAGGAGCATCCGCAACACCGCTGAGGACCAGGGGCCCCGGGGCCGACCCCGGCCGCCGGCCATGCAGGCCTCCGTGTCCCGCCTCCTGGTGGCCAGGCTGCTGTGGGCCGTCCTGCCCTTGGCCGCCTCGGGGAGCGCTCCGAGAGGAGGTACGCGCTGCTCTGCCGGGGGGATCCCGCAGGGGCCAGGCAGCGGTGGGAGCCAGCCTCGGGTCAGGCCAGGAGGGGCCCAGGCCCCCGGGGAGGGCGGTCGGTGGGCGTCCTGGCGCCCAGCCCTGCCGAGCGTGTGCGACATCCCCCCACAGGCTGGGACAGCCCCAACTGCACGGCGGGCGTGGTGTCGGTGTCCCGGGGCGAGCACGCCGAGCTGGCCTGCAGCATGGCCAACCCCTTCTCCCACGTGCGCGTCTCCCTGCGAGCCCACCCCGGGGAGAGCTGGCAGCTGGTCTTCGATGAGCAGGCCCCAGGAAGCTTCCGCCGGGATGGGTGGCAGCTCTGGGTTCAGGGGAGCGAGGCACGGCTGGTGATTGAAAAGGCCCAGGACGCCCAGGCGGGGACATACAGGTGGAGTCTGGCGGGCCTGCAGCGGAGCTTCGGAACCACCGTCCTGAACGTCTTGGGTGAGCCGCCTTTGCCTTAGGGAGGGGCCGAGGCCGGGGTGGGGAGCTGCTGCCCGGCTGAGGGGCCCGGAGGCACAGGGACTGGCGTCCTGCTCCGCCCACCCTGTCCAGCGTCTTCCCGGGGCAGCCCCTGTCCACATGCCCCGGGCCCCCTGCCCTGTCTTCACTGGGAGCTGGTCCCCTTCCTCCCGAACCCCCCCTTCCTTTGCTGCCAAACTCTCCAgatcaccccccgcccccatgcctCGATGTAATGCCCTGGTGGGCACCCTGGGGTCTGGGGACGGGGAGCAGGAGCATGGGGGGCTGAGGATGGCACCCCCAGCCTGGCTGAGCCCTGGGAAGGGGACCCAATGCACACTTCCTGGACTCCTGGGACCAGGGCTCCCCTGACACCCGGCTGGAGGGGCACACTGGGGCTGGCCTTGGGCAGCCCCCCAACCTGCCCGGTGTCTCGCTTTGGCAGAACCCCAGGACCAGCTCTTCACGCCTTCCTGGGGTAAGTGTTTCTGTCTTCATCCTAGGGCACAGGAGGGGAGCCCCAAGGACACCCCTTGGGTCgacacccccgccccgccctctgTGCCCAGTGCCCAGGCCCATCCTGTACACTTGTCCGCCTGCCACTCTCCCCCCACGGGCATCCCGCCAGAGGTGACATCCCCCCGGAGGGTGCCCCCAAGGCGGGCAGAGGATGGAGGCCTCGCCGCTGCCCGCAGGCCCCCAGATGCTGCCCCCCAAGCCCACGCCCAGTCCAGAGAAGATCCCGGTCCAACTGGCTTATCTGGCCTTCAGCCCGGTGGCCGTCTTGTTCCTGCTGGTCTGGCTCCAAAGGCGTGCTTCCAGGAGGCGCTCCAAGGTCGCGCAGGTACGGTCGCtgcagcagggctgggcagggtctTCTCGGACCCAGCATGGCCACTCCGCCCACGGTACCCACAGGGgcggggaaggtggggaggggcagggtccCAGCCAGGGTGTCCTCTCCCCCAGAACACGGATGCCCCCTTCCAGCCAGGCCACTGGGTCACCCTGGGAGACAACAGGGGGGCAGGAGACCTGGGATGTGTGGACGGTGGGAGTGTCTGCACACGGCTCCCCCCCCAGATAGGGAGGCTCTGGGCTCCACACAGAGGGGAAGCTCGGGCAGGACAGCAGCTCCTGTGGCCCAAAGCACAAAAATCTCAAGTTCCAAAGCCCTCGACCCGAGAGGATCCCCTCCTCTGCCCCGTCCAGGCCCCGAGCGACGCCGGAGGGCCATGCTGCTGTGACCCCAGAGACCGCCCGGGCGGGGGTCTTGCCTGTGAACACACTCCTGGTTTTGGACCGTGAGCGAGAATAGTGTTTGAGGACCCTCCGGCCCGCAGCTGTGGGGGCCAGGGGAGCACTGACTGGTTCCAGAGACGGAGCATCGGCTCCACCAGCACCACCAGGGGGCAGAGCCGTCCCTCTGCCGGCCAGGTGGCTCCAGCAACACGCCCCGCCTCCCCGACACCTGCCGCTAAACAACTTTGTGCTAATGACATCATACTCCAAAGTCTACCTCCGTGGagtgtgttcttttgtttttgcaggtctttttctttcctcttttgtcctCTGTGATTCGAGGACTCTCTGTAGCATTGCATTTGGATCCGTTTTCTttcgtgtgtgtgtatctgttaccGATTTTGGTTTGCCTTGCCATGGCTCCCGTGGAAATGCTGGTTTGTGCCACACGGGGCCAGGCCGTCAGACACAAGGGGCCGGGCGTCTGGGACTTCCGTGCTCTGGGCCCGTGGGCGTCTCTTACATTTTCCCCAAAACAGACCAGAAGTGTTGATGCATTTAAAcagatgtcaggagttcccgtcgtggcgcagcggttaacacacccgactaggatccatgaggacgcaggttcaatgcctggcctcgctcagtgggttaaggatccggcattgccgtgagctgcggtgtgggttgcagatgcagctcggatcccgtgctgctgtggctgtggtggaggccggcagctacagctccgattagacccctagccgggaacct includes these proteins:
- the SECTM1 gene encoding secreted and transmembrane protein 1; translated protein: MQASVSRLLVARLLWAVLPLAASGSAPRGGWDSPNCTAGVVSVSRGEHAELACSMANPFSHVRVSLRAHPGESWQLVFDEQAPGSFRRDGWQLWVQGSEARLVIEKAQDAQAGTYRWSLAGLQRSFGTTVLNVLEPQDQLFTPSWEVTSPRRVPPRRAEDGGLAAARRPPDAAPQAHAQSREDPGPTGLSGLQPGGRLVPAGLAPKACFQEALQGRAGPERRRRAMLL